From Bradyrhizobium sp. sBnM-33:
CACGATCGGCGACTACGTCGGCGGTCTTTTCCCCCATCATCACACCAAAATTTCGAACCCCGAACATCTGGTCGGCCGCTTCAACGCGCATCAGGAAAAGACCCTGCTGCTGCATGTCGAAGAAGGCTTCTGGGCCGGCGACAAAAAGGCCGAAGGGCAACTGAAGCACCTGATCACGTCCGAACAGGTGATGATCGAGAGCAAAGTCATCAACGCATTTCAAGTCGCGTCGGTGCTGCGCATCATAATCAGTTCGAACGAAGACTGGATCGTCCCGGCGACATTCGACGAGCGGCGCTTCTGCGTGCTCAACGTCGCCGATACCAGGGCGCGCGACACCGTCTACTTCGCCAAGCTGCGCGAGGAAATGCACCACGGCGGTCGCGCCGCGCTGCTGCACCACCTGCTCGACCTCGATTTGACCGGCTTCCACGTGCGCAACCCGCCGATGACCACCGGCCTGCGCGATCAGAAAATCGACTCGCTCCGCGGCATCGAGCAATGGCTTTTCGAGATCCTGTCCTCCGGCCGCGCGCCCGGGGATTCGATGTTCGAGGACGTCGAGGTCTCCTGGGAAGACGCCTCGATCAAGGTCGCGGTCGACGATTTCCGTCTCAATTACGAGGACTGGTTAAGGCGACGCCGGTTTGCCGGCGATCCGCTGAACGCTTCACGGTTCGGCGTGCGTACCAAATCTTTCCAGCGATCACCCGCATTCACCCCAAGGTCGGCGATAAGCGGCAGTGGTATTATGTTATTCCTCGCCTGGCTGAATGCCGCGCCGAATTCGAAAAATTGATTGGCAGCACGATCAAAATTGGGCCGGCGATTTCCCCCAAGACGACGATCTGCTCGGCTAAACGCCATAATTTTCCATGCGCGCGCCATCGAGAACGTCCTCCAACAGGTCCTTTACCTCGTCCAAGGGGAAATCGATCAAGCCTAGTCGGTGCATCCTCGTCAGGCGGGCATATGCGTGCCTCTCCGCGTCGGTGTCCTCTTTCGACACGTAAGCATCCCGATCGCCGTCATATTCGATCGCTTCAACCTCGCACGCTAAATTTTCGATCCGCAATCGCAGGTTGTTCCATGCGTCCAATTCCCGTTTGGCCTGACTCATACCTGTCACTCCAATTCAATGTTCGAACGAAATATGTGCTCAGCATTGTTACTACAATCACGCTGCTGAAATTATAAATCAGCTGCGGCGCCCGAATTCCCAGCTTTCGGCGTCGATTTCGAAGCGTGGACGGGAAGCCTCCTGTACCGGTACAGGATGAATCCGGCTTCCTGTACGCGGCTAACGCTTTGATCGACCTATTGAAGAAAGGTTGGTACAGGAAGAACGGGCAAGACCAACCAAAATTCTCCAACGTGGGACAGAGACCATGAGGTGGTCGGACTGCCGACCTCCAGTCCGCGCGCATACACGAGAAATGTACCTATACTTCCTGTACTTACTGTACCGGGTATAAAAAACAATAATAAATCAGAGGTTTACAGCCGGTACGGGAAAATTGGGATTTCACATTCTTACCGTACGCTCCTGTACCAGGACAACATGAGACATTGTTGTCGAATTTTCACTTCTCGGTTTTTCGGGACATTCTTAGACAGCGCCGATTTGGTTACGTTTTCTCCGATGTTCTATAGGAAGATTTTCAAACTCGCGATTGCCCCGGCTCTGCGCCCCCCGCGGAATGAGACGCCCTGAAGAGGACCCGTAGCCAACCTGATACCCGATGACACAAGCCAAGACATGTTTGGCGCCCTATGCCCCTGAAGCCCTGATACCCAATGATACATAGGAATATAATCTGTCTCACATTGTCCTGTGCCAATGGGGCAGGGCTACCCTTGTGCACTGCGCC
This genomic window contains:
- a CDS encoding primase-helicase family protein, with product MNAVDDLGDEDEIDGDDARVKPGHMDDDVDDLLGEGDDTATEQPERVRKLKQAEVHHELGHVPKRIAKLNKNHAVAFVKGKTVILTFEKDGTTSYGSVHDVYNYYENDRVATEKSTEPVTKAWMRHKARRSYPNGIVFAPQGGPDGAHNHWQGFAVEPDPSSSCARFLDHLRDNICAGDDNAYQWVIRWFAHMVQRPWEKPGTALVLKGRKGAGKDTIGDYVGGLFPHHHTKISNPEHLVGRFNAHQEKTLLLHVEEGFWAGDKKAEGQLKHLITSEQVMIESKVINAFQVASVLRIIISSNEDWIVPATFDERRFCVLNVADTRARDTVYFAKLREEMHHGGRAALLHHLLDLDLTGFHVRNPPMTTGLRDQKIDSLRGIEQWLFEILSSGRAPGDSMFEDVEVSWEDASIKVAVDDFRLNYEDWLRRRRFAGDPLNASRFGVRTKSFQRSPAFTPRSAISGSGIMLFLAWLNAAPNSKN